Proteins found in one Pyrus communis chromosome 15, drPyrComm1.1, whole genome shotgun sequence genomic segment:
- the LOC137717853 gene encoding probable glycosyltransferase At5g03795 isoform X1, producing the protein MGQELLSLCQVETRRLLWIVGMLFAVILVVQHLELPYGTVLSSILSAAKVPVEGKSHFQAVHSPSDSEAVGNMSLSNDLNYTGTYGIHEMANDTRTSGFVLERNEVSNRTLEIDEDTGNDQEEPSDIFVKQNRTFIVENVNPLETDIEQEQRHSSFEKQNTTDTTFSEGGTRNESNTTDEVVNSTAGFPTTSPASPMINSSSIAAPAIIETNVGAPPIAVGSNVTLVQKDQTTLSQKPESSEQLHSNLSRTEQSSSLTRVPEMNKEPEVPALDVYSISDMNKLLHKSRSSYHSVKPRWSSTVDQELQYAASQIENAPLLKSDQTLYAPLYRNLSMFKRSYELMENTFKVYVYREGERPILHSPFLRGIYASEGWFMKQMEADKRFVTKNPRKAHLYYLPFSSRRLEESLYVPNSHNRKNLVQYLKDYVDMIAGKYPFWNRTGGADHFLVACHDWAPSETKKIMAKCIRALCNADVKEGFVVGKDVSLPETYIKNDKKPLRDLGGTRPSKRSILAFFAGSMHGYVRPILLQHWENKDPDMQIFGRLPEGKGNKNYVRHMQSSKYCICAKGYEVNSPRVVEAIFYECVPVIISDNFVPPFFEVLKWESFAVFVLEKDIPNLKNILLSIPKKRYLQMQMRVRRVQQHFLWHAKPEKYDIFHMILHNIWYNRLQQIKPN; encoded by the exons ATGGGTCAGGAGCTTTTGTCTCTGTGTCAAGTCGAAACGAGGAGATTGCTGTGGATTGTGGGAATGTTGTTTGCTGTGATTTTAGTTGTCCAGCATCTTGAGCTTCCATATGGTACTGTCTTATCATCTATCCTCTCCGCTGCAAAGGTTCCGGTAGAGGGGAAAAGTCACTTCCAAGCTGTGCATTCGCCATCTGATTCTGAGGCTGTTGGTAACATGTCACTTTCTAATGATTTGAACTACACTGGTACATATGGAATTCACGAGATGGCAAACGATACTAGGACCTCTGGTTTTGTATTAGAAAGAAATGAAGTCTCAAACAGAACTTTAGAAATCGATGAGGATACAGGTAATGATCAGGAGGAGCCATCTGATATTTTTGTAAAGCAAAATAGAACTTTCATTGTGGAAAATGTCAACCCCTTGGAGACTGACATTGAACAAGAGCAGCGACATAGCTCTTTTGAAAAGCAAAATACCACTGATACTACTTTTTCAGAAGGTGGGACTAGGAATGAAAGTAATACAACGGATGAGGTTGTAAATTCTACTGCTGGTTTTCCAACCACTTCACCTGCATCCCCAATGATAAATTCATCATCGATCGCAGCTCCAGCAATTATTGAAACAAACGTCGGAGCACCCCCTATAGCTGTTGGCTCAAATGTGACTTTGGTTCAGAAAGATCAAACAACTTTGTCCCAGAAACCCGAAAGCTCTGAGCAATTGCATAGTAACCTCAGCCGAACAGAACAAAGTTCTTCACTGACCAGGGTCCCAGAAATGAACAAAGAGCCAGAGGTTCCAGCCTTGGATGTATATTCAATATCTGATATGAACAAGCTGTTGCATAAGAGTCGTTCCTCATACCATTCAGTG AAACCACGATGGTCTTCAACAGTTGACCAAGAGTTGCAATATGCAGCATCACAGATTGAAAACGCACCCCTTCTAAAGAGTGATCAAACTCTTTATGCTCCACTATACAGGAATCTTTCCATGTTTAAAAG GAGCTATGAACTAATGGAGAACACTTTTAAAGTATACGTATACCGGGAAGGAGAAAGACCTATATTACACTCCCCATTTCTCAGGGGAATATATGCTTCCGAGGGTTGGTTCATGAAGCAGATGGAAGCTGACAAGAGATTTGTTACCAAAAACCCTCGGAAAGCCCACCTGTATTACTTGCCTTTTAGCTCTCGAAGGTTAGAGGAAAGTTTGTATGTACCCAATTCACACAATCGTAAAAATCTTGTACAATATTTGAAGGACTATGTGGACATGATTGCCGGGAAGTATCCTTTCTGGAACAGAACTGGAGGAGCCGATCATTTTCTTGTTGCTTGCCATGACTGG GCCCCGtcagaaacaaagaaaattatggCTAAGTGCATAAGAGCCCTCTGCAATGCTGATGTCAAAGAAGGTTTTGTAGTTGGCAAGGATGTGTCTCTTCCCGAAACATACATCAAGAATGATAAGAAGCCTCTCAGGGATCTCGGAGGCACTCGTCCTTCCAAGAGGTCAATACTCGCTTTCTTTGCTGGAAGCATGCATGGCTATGTCAGGCCAATTCTGTTGCAGCATTGGGAAAACAAAGATCCTGACATGCAGATCTTCGGTCGATTGCCTGAGGGAAAGGGCAATAAGAACTACGTCCGTCATATGCAGAGCAGCAAGTACTGTATTTGCGCAAAAGGTTACGAAGTGAACAGTCCGCGAGTGGTAGAGGCCATTTTCTACGAGTGTGTTCCGGTGATCATTTCAGACAATTTCGTGCCTCCATTTTTCGAAGTTCTGAAGTGGGAGTCGTTTGCTGTTTTCGTGTTGGAGAAGGATATCCCGAATTTGAAGAACATACTCCTTTCGATCCCGAAGAAGAGATATCTACAGATGCAAATGAGGGTGAGAAGGGTGCAACAGCATTTTCTGTGGCATGCTAAGCCTGAGAAGTATGATATTTTTCATATGATACTGCACAATATTTGGTACAATAGACTCCAGCAGATAAAACCCAATTGA
- the LOC137718560 gene encoding LOW QUALITY PROTEIN: uncharacterized protein (The sequence of the model RefSeq protein was modified relative to this genomic sequence to represent the inferred CDS: deleted 1 base in 1 codon): MSSGFYLMESIVPNRVQYHMKNIILFRLSMPQKMLLHLSHPHLHQKISFSGIERSMFFKFGISFSKTNTANDSQFRTSKNGGTKLSDIITGTHS, encoded by the exons ATGTCATCTGGGTTTTATTTGATGGAGTCTATTGTGCCAAATAGAGTGCAGTATCATATGAAAAATATCATACTTTTCAGGCTTAGCATGCCACAGAAAATGTTGTTGCACCTTTCTCACCCTCATTTGCATCAGAAGATATCT TTCTCCGGGATCGAAAGGAGTATGTTCTTCAAATTCGGAATATCTTTCTCCAAAACAAATACCGCAAACGACTCCCAATTCAGAACTTCGAAAAACGGAGGCACAAAGTTATCTGATATAATCACCGGAACACACTCATAG
- the LOC137716999 gene encoding uncharacterized protein, producing MATSSSEGDLRAPIFNGSNYDFWSIKMKTMFKSYDLWNLVDKGIEIAESGDESSDEDQKSVKSSMKINETRDAKALGIIQGAVSDEIFPRISNFETSKTAWDVLQQEFRGDKKVRSVKLQCLRRDFEYTMMNDGEALSAYLTRMIDIVNQMKTLGEELSNQRLVQKIFISLPKFYDFITSIIEETKDLDSIEVQDVIGTLKGYEQRLNMQSESLDEKAFSSLSMTERDCSYKAQGNNSNQKKFWKGKWKKWDNKHTPQSKSETSCDSTKTKSKDCNPRRNQAVNYAHRAEEDEVNVFYACSVARTENKRGIWYIDSGCSNQMTAYESLLINIDRSFNCRVKMGNGQLVEATGKGTLVLETKGGRRFIKDVILVHVLDENLLSVGQMIAHGYFLLFGDDMVEIFDDRSL from the exons ATGGCTACTTCGAGCAGTGAAGGAGATCTGAGGGCTCCTATATTTAACGGGTCCAACTATGATTTTTGGTCCATCAAGATGAAGACCATGTTCAAATCATATGATCTCTGGAATTTGGTAGACAAGGGTATTGAAATCGCAGAATCTGGAGATGAGTCTAGTGATGAAGATCAAAAGTCGGTGAAGAGCTCAATGAAGATTAATGAAACCAGAGATGCAAAAGCTCTTGGTATCATTCAAGGGGCAGTGTCTGACGAGATATTTCCTCGAATCTCAAACTTTGAAACCTCCAAGACTGCGTGGGATGTTCTTCAACAAGAATTTCGTGGTGACAAAAAGGTTAGATCTGTCAAACTACAATGTTTAAGGAGAGATTTTGAATATACTATGATGAATGATGGTGAAGCTCTATCTGCTTATTTAACAAGAATGATTGACATTGTGAATCAAATGAAAACTCTTGGTGAAGAACTATCAAACCAAAGATTAGTGCAGAAGATATTTATTAGCTTGCCTAAATTCTATGATTTCATCACATCTATCATAGAAGAAACTAAGGACCTTGACTCTATTGAGGTTCAGGATGTGATTGGCACATTGAAAGGCTATGAGCAGAGGTTAAACATGCAATCTGAAAGCTTAGATGAAAAAGCTTTTTCTAGCCTAAGTATGACTGAGAGAGATTGCAGTTACAAGGCTCAGGGGAACAactcaaatcaaaagaaattctggaaaggaaaatggaagaaatgggaCAACAAGCATACTCCACAATCAAAATCAGAAACTAGCTGTGATTCTACTAAAACCAAGT CAAAAGATTGTAATCCAAGAAGGAACCAAGCTGTCAACTATGCACATAGagcagaagaagatgaagtaaATGTCTTTTATGCTTGTAGTGTTGCAAGAACTGAAAATAAAAGAGGAATCTGGTACATTGACAGTGGATGCAGTAATCAGATGACTGCATATGAATCCCTGTTAATCAACATTGATAGAAGCTTCAATTGCAGAGTTAAAATGGGGAATGGACAACTTGTGGAAGCCACTGGAAAAGGAACTCTTGTTCTAGAGACAAAGGGTGGAAGAAGATTCATTAAGGATGTGATACTTGTACATGTCCTTGATGAAAATCTCCTTAGTGTGGGACAAATGATTGCTCATGGCTATTTCCTACTCTTTGGAGACGATATGGTGGAGATATTTGACGACAGAAGTCTCTAA
- the LOC137717880 gene encoding uncharacterized protein has product MATSLKVKSGGNLHDGSSKGKIGYSVTKKKIESSSSKQAADSKQKSVQTVTKTEVKSKPNSASKTITKKTTTKVREKKVYTLAGQKFDPPEEREPLRIFYESLSKQIPTSEMAEFWMMEHGLLSPERSRKAYEKKQRKQKQLRLGTPIKSTPKPASKPESSQRPQQQASKNGDVKAKKRVIKESDDDDDFILSSRRRKA; this is encoded by the exons ATGGCTACTTCGTTGAAGGTGAAGAGCGGCGGCAACCTGCACGATGGTTCTTCAAAGGGAAAGATTGGATATTCTGTTACCAAGAAGAAGATTGAGAGCTCTTCAAGCAAGCAGGCAGCTGATTCCAAGCAGAAATCTGTGCAAACTGTTACAAAAACTGAG gtaaaatcaaaaccaaattcGGCATCAAAGACGATAACAAAGAAAACCACCACAAAAGTGAGAGAGAAGAAAGTGTACACTTTGGCTGGCCAGAAATTTGATCCTCCTGAAGAG AGAGAACCTCTGCGGATCTTCTACGAGTCATTGTCCAAACAAATACCAACAAGTGAAATGGCAGAATTCTG GATGATGGAACATGGCCTATTGTCCCCTGAAAGATCCAGAAAGGCATATGAGAAGAAGCAGAGAAAGCAAAAGCAACTTCGTTTGGGAACTCCTATTAAGTCTACACCAAAACCAGCAAGTAAACCTGAGAGTTCACAGAGGCCACAACAGCAGGCATCTAAGAACGGCGATGTAAAAGCCAAGAAGAGAGTTATCAAAGAGAGTGACGACGACGATGATTTCATTTTAAGTTCCAGGAGGAGGAAAGCATAA
- the LOC137717853 gene encoding probable glycosyltransferase At5g03795 isoform X2: MLFAVILVVQHLELPYGTVLSSILSAAKVPVEGKSHFQAVHSPSDSEAVGNMSLSNDLNYTGTYGIHEMANDTRTSGFVLERNEVSNRTLEIDEDTGNDQEEPSDIFVKQNRTFIVENVNPLETDIEQEQRHSSFEKQNTTDTTFSEGGTRNESNTTDEVVNSTAGFPTTSPASPMINSSSIAAPAIIETNVGAPPIAVGSNVTLVQKDQTTLSQKPESSEQLHSNLSRTEQSSSLTRVPEMNKEPEVPALDVYSISDMNKLLHKSRSSYHSVKPRWSSTVDQELQYAASQIENAPLLKSDQTLYAPLYRNLSMFKRSYELMENTFKVYVYREGERPILHSPFLRGIYASEGWFMKQMEADKRFVTKNPRKAHLYYLPFSSRRLEESLYVPNSHNRKNLVQYLKDYVDMIAGKYPFWNRTGGADHFLVACHDWAPSETKKIMAKCIRALCNADVKEGFVVGKDVSLPETYIKNDKKPLRDLGGTRPSKRSILAFFAGSMHGYVRPILLQHWENKDPDMQIFGRLPEGKGNKNYVRHMQSSKYCICAKGYEVNSPRVVEAIFYECVPVIISDNFVPPFFEVLKWESFAVFVLEKDIPNLKNILLSIPKKRYLQMQMRVRRVQQHFLWHAKPEKYDIFHMILHNIWYNRLQQIKPN; encoded by the exons ATGTTGTTTGCTGTGATTTTAGTTGTCCAGCATCTTGAGCTTCCATATGGTACTGTCTTATCATCTATCCTCTCCGCTGCAAAGGTTCCGGTAGAGGGGAAAAGTCACTTCCAAGCTGTGCATTCGCCATCTGATTCTGAGGCTGTTGGTAACATGTCACTTTCTAATGATTTGAACTACACTGGTACATATGGAATTCACGAGATGGCAAACGATACTAGGACCTCTGGTTTTGTATTAGAAAGAAATGAAGTCTCAAACAGAACTTTAGAAATCGATGAGGATACAGGTAATGATCAGGAGGAGCCATCTGATATTTTTGTAAAGCAAAATAGAACTTTCATTGTGGAAAATGTCAACCCCTTGGAGACTGACATTGAACAAGAGCAGCGACATAGCTCTTTTGAAAAGCAAAATACCACTGATACTACTTTTTCAGAAGGTGGGACTAGGAATGAAAGTAATACAACGGATGAGGTTGTAAATTCTACTGCTGGTTTTCCAACCACTTCACCTGCATCCCCAATGATAAATTCATCATCGATCGCAGCTCCAGCAATTATTGAAACAAACGTCGGAGCACCCCCTATAGCTGTTGGCTCAAATGTGACTTTGGTTCAGAAAGATCAAACAACTTTGTCCCAGAAACCCGAAAGCTCTGAGCAATTGCATAGTAACCTCAGCCGAACAGAACAAAGTTCTTCACTGACCAGGGTCCCAGAAATGAACAAAGAGCCAGAGGTTCCAGCCTTGGATGTATATTCAATATCTGATATGAACAAGCTGTTGCATAAGAGTCGTTCCTCATACCATTCAGTG AAACCACGATGGTCTTCAACAGTTGACCAAGAGTTGCAATATGCAGCATCACAGATTGAAAACGCACCCCTTCTAAAGAGTGATCAAACTCTTTATGCTCCACTATACAGGAATCTTTCCATGTTTAAAAG GAGCTATGAACTAATGGAGAACACTTTTAAAGTATACGTATACCGGGAAGGAGAAAGACCTATATTACACTCCCCATTTCTCAGGGGAATATATGCTTCCGAGGGTTGGTTCATGAAGCAGATGGAAGCTGACAAGAGATTTGTTACCAAAAACCCTCGGAAAGCCCACCTGTATTACTTGCCTTTTAGCTCTCGAAGGTTAGAGGAAAGTTTGTATGTACCCAATTCACACAATCGTAAAAATCTTGTACAATATTTGAAGGACTATGTGGACATGATTGCCGGGAAGTATCCTTTCTGGAACAGAACTGGAGGAGCCGATCATTTTCTTGTTGCTTGCCATGACTGG GCCCCGtcagaaacaaagaaaattatggCTAAGTGCATAAGAGCCCTCTGCAATGCTGATGTCAAAGAAGGTTTTGTAGTTGGCAAGGATGTGTCTCTTCCCGAAACATACATCAAGAATGATAAGAAGCCTCTCAGGGATCTCGGAGGCACTCGTCCTTCCAAGAGGTCAATACTCGCTTTCTTTGCTGGAAGCATGCATGGCTATGTCAGGCCAATTCTGTTGCAGCATTGGGAAAACAAAGATCCTGACATGCAGATCTTCGGTCGATTGCCTGAGGGAAAGGGCAATAAGAACTACGTCCGTCATATGCAGAGCAGCAAGTACTGTATTTGCGCAAAAGGTTACGAAGTGAACAGTCCGCGAGTGGTAGAGGCCATTTTCTACGAGTGTGTTCCGGTGATCATTTCAGACAATTTCGTGCCTCCATTTTTCGAAGTTCTGAAGTGGGAGTCGTTTGCTGTTTTCGTGTTGGAGAAGGATATCCCGAATTTGAAGAACATACTCCTTTCGATCCCGAAGAAGAGATATCTACAGATGCAAATGAGGGTGAGAAGGGTGCAACAGCATTTTCTGTGGCATGCTAAGCCTGAGAAGTATGATATTTTTCATATGATACTGCACAATATTTGGTACAATAGACTCCAGCAGATAAAACCCAATTGA
- the LOC137716997 gene encoding probable glycosyltransferase At5g25310, with amino-acid sequence MGMELLSVSQVEPRRVMWIVGMIFALVIVVQRLELPYGNLLSSILSAAKVPLTSLSTSQMVGNVSLLNDLSFVEKKNTTDNAFLDSKTRNERDTTDEVVINSTAGFLTASPVSPTVNSSPKVGAPTIVVDSNVTLVEKDGTASSEKTKNSEQLHNDLKHTQHNSSLIKAPEVNKEPEVPVLDVYSMSDMKNLLLQSRASDHSVIPQWSSTVDEELQYAASQIENAPIIKNDPTLYAPLYRNLSMFKRSYELMEDTVKVYVYREGERPILHKPVLTGIYASEGWFMKQMEADKKFVTTDPRKAHLYYLPFSSLMLEETLYVRDSHSYTNLVQYLKNYVDTIAVKYPFWNRTGGADHFLVACHDWAPTETKKYMARSIRALCNADVKEGFVFGKDVSLPETYVHTAKNPLRNIGGNRPSKRPILAFFAGNLHEQQVLHLRKRLRSEQSASG; translated from the exons ATGGGGATGGAGCTTTTATCTGTATCTCAAGTTGAACCGAGGAGAGTGATGTGGATTGTGGGAATGATATTTGCTTTGGTTATAGTTGTCCAGCGTCTTGAACTTCCGTACGGTAATCTTTTATCATCTATCCTCTCTGCTGCAAAGGTTCCCTTAACTTCACTGTCTACTTCTCAGATGGTCGGTAATGTGTCACTTTTGAATGATCTGAGCTTtgtagaaaagaaaaacactacAGATAATGCATTTTTAGATAGCAAGACTAGGAATGAAAGGGATACTACAGATGAAGTTGTGATCAATTCAACTGCTGGTTTTCTAACTGCGTCACCTGTGTCCCCAACGGTAAATTCATCGCCTAAGGTTGGAGCTCCCACAATAGTTGTTGACTCAAATGTGACTTTGGTCGAGAAAGATGGAACAGCGTCTTCCGAGAAAACCAAAAATTCTGAGCAATTGCACAATGACCTCAAGCATACACAACATAATTCTTCATTGATCAAAGCCCCTGAAGTGAACAAAGAGCCAGAGGTCCCCGTCTTGGATGTCTATTCGATGTCTGATATGAAGAATCTGTTACTTCAGAGTCGTGCATCGGATCATTCAGTG ATACCACAATGGTCTTCGACTGTTGACGAAGAGCTGCAATATGCAGCCTCCCAGATTGAAAATGCACCCATTATTAAGAATGATCCAACTCTGTATGCTCCACTTTATCGGAATCTTTCCATGTTTAAAAG GAGCTATGAATTAATGGAGGACACTGTTAAGGTATACGTTTACCGTGAAGGAGAAAGACCGATATTACACAAGCCAGTATTAACCGGGATATATGCTTCCGAGGGATGGTTCATGAAGCAGATGGAGGCTGACAAAAAATTTGTTACTACAGACCCTCGGAAAGCCCACCTGTACTACTTGCCTTTTAGCTCTCTAATGTTAGAGGAAACTTTATATGTTCGCGATTCACACAGTTATACGAATCTTGTGCAATACTTGAAGAACTATGTGGACACAATTGCTGTTAAATATCCTTTCTGGAATCGAACTGGAGGAGCTGATCATTTTCTTGTTGCTTGCCATGATTGG GCCCCAACAGAAACAAAGAAATACATGGCTAGGTCTATCAGAGCCCTCTGCAATGCTGATGTCAAAGAAGGTTTTGTATTTGGCAAAGATGTGTCTCTTCCTGAAACCTACGTCCACACAGCGAAGAATCCCCTCAGAAATATTGGAGGCAATCGTCCTTCCAAGAGGCCAATACTTGCTTTCTTTGCCGGGAATCTCCATG AGCAGCAAGTACTGCATTTGCGCAAAAGGTTACGAAGTGAACAGTCCGCGAGTGGTTGA